One Loxodonta africana isolate mLoxAfr1 chromosome 15, mLoxAfr1.hap2, whole genome shotgun sequence genomic window carries:
- the CCDC142 gene encoding coiled-coil domain-containing protein 142 isoform X3, whose amino-acid sequence MAQASRSGGLLPPLSTVPPLWVQPGGAGEEPWEGRRAGALPGEVRGWRGLPVAESIPCLDPRPGAAPGGQPWWAGPAPAGAREDDAAGAADWRREPAAGGQIPPALQRLRAVLLRLHGEREQLLRARDCARHLQAAVRLLWTLSPGTPSLGPSPLLQLCRDVLPYASRGAVLRTRPLEALEPLLLTRLVGLATQRLDAAIEMQLRVLGRAPSSPGLSSQLSELLLVLPAYHQLLAKARSHVPGVARPFTPARVLRLLAGERGCQVAGRLDEALSGSGLRDQLRRQCQEERELLPGLLGLVEGVAGSSSSGLGLGGAGALWSQYWTLLWAACAQSLDLKLGPWKDLRAAAQQLSQALGQASLPQECEKELASLCHNLLHQSLIWSWDQGFCQALGSAHGDQNSLPPSWDGSTCSRTTELLQQLFPPLLDALQEPRSGLILCKPPGPAPLALGLCTLQTTLLWLLGRAQQHLAAWTPGSFLLLIQKDLPPLLHEAQALSSLASEESLALEVEQQLGLEIQKLISQIQLLPEESLSLFSQECYKQATQGFELYMPRGRYWRLRLCSELPSVPTEYAGLVVRTVLEPVLQGLQGLPPKAQAPALGQALTATLGAWLDHILTHRIRFSLQGALQLRRDFGVVRELLEEEQWGLSPDLRQTLLMLNIFQQLDGALLCLLQQPLPKTRVYKRLPCCCACHEVQTTELPGSSLNSLESLEPPLRPAAAPAQTAQLLSTLWGGGPNPEAYLVGNQQAWLALRQHQRPRWHLPFLSCLGTGPEQ is encoded by the exons ATGGCCCAGGCGTCTCGCTCGGGTGGCCTTCTGCCTCCGCTCTCTACCGTGCCGCCGCTGTGGGTGCAACCTGGGGGTGCTGGGGAGGAGCCGTGGGAGGGAAGGCGGGCGGGCGCCCTCCCGGGGGAGGTTCGCGGCTGGCGGGGGCTGCCGGTTGCCGAGAGCATCCCCTGCCTGGACCCGCGACCAGGCGCAGCGCCGGGAGGGCAGCCGTGGTGGGCTGGGCCGGCACCCGCGGGCGCGAGGGAGGACGACGCAGCTGGGGCTGCAGACTGGAGGCGGGAGCCGGCAGCGGGCGGCCAGATCCCTCCAGCCCTGCAGCGTCTTCGGGCCGTGTTACTGCGGCTGCACGGTGAGCGGGAGCAGCTCCTCCGGGCCCGCGACTGCGCCCGTCACCTGCAGGCGGCCGTGCGCCTCCTGTGGACCCTAAGTCCCGGCACACCATCGCTCGGCCCCAGCCCTTTGCTCCAGCTTTGTAGAGACGTGCTGCCTTACGCTTCCCGAGGGGCCGTCCTGCGGACCCGGCCTCTTGAGGCCCTCGAGCCGCTGCTCTTGACGCGTCTCGTAGGACTAGCCACCCAGCGCCTGGATGCTGCTATCGAAATGCAGCTTCGCGTTCTGGGCCGGGCGCCCTCCAGCCCGGGCCTGTCATCTCAACTCTCCGAGCTGCTGCTGGTGCTTCCCGCCTACCATCAGCTACTGGCAAAAGCCAGGAGCCACGTCCCAGGGGTAGCGCGCCCCTTTACCCCGGCCCGAGTGCTCCGCCTCCTGGCGGGGGAACGAGGTTGCCAGGTAGCAGGTCGGCTGGACGAGGCGCTCAGCGGATCAGGCTTGCGGGACCAGCTTCGCAGACAGTGCCAAGAGGAGCGGGAGCTGCTGCCAGGGCTGCTGGGGCTGGTGGAGGGCGTGGCGGGTTCATCCAGCAGTGGACTGGGGCTTGGAGGGGCTGGGGCCCTGTGGAGCCAGTATTGGACCCTGCTGTGGGCGGCCTGTGCTCAGAGTCTGGACCTGAAGCTGGGACCTTGGAAGGACCTTAGGGCAGCAGCACAACAGCTGAGTCAGGCACTGGGTCAGG CATCACTACCTCAGGAGTGTGAGAAGGAGCTGGCTTCTTTGTGCCACAACCTACTTCACCAGTCGCTTATCTGGAGCTGGGACCAAG GCTTCTGCCAGGCCTTGGGATCAGCTCATGGGGATCAGAACAGCCTTCCCCCTTCCTGGGATGGTAGCACGTGCTCTCGAACCACTGAACTTCTGCAACAGCTCTTCCCCCCTCTCTTGGATGCCCTTCAGGAACCCAGGTCAGGGCTGATCCTCTGTAAGCCTCCAG GCCCTGCACCCCTTGCCCTCGGGCTCTGTACCCTCCAGACCACCTTGCTCTGGCTCTTGGGAAGAGCTCAGCAGCACTTGGCAGCATGGACCCCAGGCTCTTTCCTGCTCCTGATCCAGAAGGACTTGCCT CCTCTATTGCATGAGGCACAAGCTCTGTCTAGCCTAGCCTCAGAGGAAAGCTTGGCCCTGGAGGTGGAGCAACAGCTAGGCCTGGAGATCCAGAAGCTGATTTCACAGATCCAG CTCCTGCCTGAAGAGTCACTAAGTCTCTTTTCTCAAGAATGTTATAAACAAGCCACACAGGGCTTTGAGCTCTACATGCCACGGGGTCGGTACTGGCGGCTTCGTCTCTGCTCTG AACTGCCTAGCGTTCCTACTGAGTATGCTGGGTTGGTGGTCCGCACCGTACTGGAGCCTGTGTTACAAGGATTGCAGGGATTGCCACCCAAAGCCCAGGCTCCTGCCCTCGGTCAGGCACTGACAGCCACCCTGGGTGCCTGGCTCGATCATATCCTCACCCACAGGATCCGGTTCAG CCTGCAGGGGGCGCTGCAGCTCAGACGGGACTTTGGCGTCGTCCGGGAATTGCTGGAAGAGGAGCAGTGGGGCCTGTCGCCCGACCTTCGCCAGACACTGCTTATGCTCAACATCTTCCAGCAGCTGGATGGGGCCCtgctatgtttattgcagcagccCTTACCCAAAACACGAGTCTACAAGAGACTTCCCTGTTGCT GTGCTTGTCATGAGGTCCAGACCACGGAATTGCCCGGCAGCAGCCTCAACAGCCTGGAAAGCTTGGAGCCCCCTCTTCGGCCTGCAGCAGCCCCAGCCCAGACAGCTCAGTTGCTAAGCACACTGTGGGGAGGAGGACCTAACCCGGAGGCTTACCTCGTGGGAAATCAGCAGGCCTGGCTTGCCCTGAGGCAGCACCAGCGCCCCCGCTGGCACCTGCCTTTTCTTTCCTGCCTGGGCACTGGTCCTGAACAGTAA
- the CCDC142 gene encoding coiled-coil domain-containing protein 142 isoform X1 — translation MAQASRSGGLLPPLSTVPPLWVQPGGAGEEPWEGRRAGALPGEVRGWRGLPVAESIPCLDPRPGAAPGGQPWWAGPAPAGAREDDAAGAADWRREPAAGGQIPPALQRLRAVLLRLHGEREQLLRARDCARHLQAAVRLLWTLSPGTPSLGPSPLLQLCRDVLPYASRGAVLRTRPLEALEPLLLTRLVGLATQRLDAAIEMQLRVLGRAPSSPGLSSQLSELLLVLPAYHQLLAKARSHVPGVARPFTPARVLRLLAGERGCQVAGRLDEALSGSGLRDQLRRQCQEERELLPGLLGLVEGVAGSSSSGLGLGGAGALWSQYWTLLWAACAQSLDLKLGPWKDLRAAAQQLSQALGQASLPQECEKELASLCHNLLHQSLIWSWDQGFCQALGSAHGDQNSLPPSWDGSTCSRTTELLQQLFPPLLDALQEPRSGLILCKPPGPAPLALGLCTLQTTLLWLLGRAQQHLAAWTPGSFLLLIQKDLPPLLHEAQALSSLASEESLALEVEQQLGLEIQKLISQIQLLPEESLSLFSQECYKQATQGFELYMPRGRYWRLRLCSELPSVPTEYAGLVVRTVLEPVLQGLQGLPPKAQAPALGQALTATLGAWLDHILTHRIRFSLQGALQLRRDFGVVRELLEEEQWGLSPDLRQTLLMLNIFQQLDGALLCLLQQPLPKTRVYKRLPCCCESLPLANPWLFALRHYFIYPAPNASSPLVWLQHLLSNHLLSALASPGACHEVQTTELPGSSLNSLESLEPPLRPAAAPAQTAQLLSTLWGGGPNPEAYLVGNQQAWLALRQHQRPRWHLPFLSCLGTGPEQ, via the exons ATGGCCCAGGCGTCTCGCTCGGGTGGCCTTCTGCCTCCGCTCTCTACCGTGCCGCCGCTGTGGGTGCAACCTGGGGGTGCTGGGGAGGAGCCGTGGGAGGGAAGGCGGGCGGGCGCCCTCCCGGGGGAGGTTCGCGGCTGGCGGGGGCTGCCGGTTGCCGAGAGCATCCCCTGCCTGGACCCGCGACCAGGCGCAGCGCCGGGAGGGCAGCCGTGGTGGGCTGGGCCGGCACCCGCGGGCGCGAGGGAGGACGACGCAGCTGGGGCTGCAGACTGGAGGCGGGAGCCGGCAGCGGGCGGCCAGATCCCTCCAGCCCTGCAGCGTCTTCGGGCCGTGTTACTGCGGCTGCACGGTGAGCGGGAGCAGCTCCTCCGGGCCCGCGACTGCGCCCGTCACCTGCAGGCGGCCGTGCGCCTCCTGTGGACCCTAAGTCCCGGCACACCATCGCTCGGCCCCAGCCCTTTGCTCCAGCTTTGTAGAGACGTGCTGCCTTACGCTTCCCGAGGGGCCGTCCTGCGGACCCGGCCTCTTGAGGCCCTCGAGCCGCTGCTCTTGACGCGTCTCGTAGGACTAGCCACCCAGCGCCTGGATGCTGCTATCGAAATGCAGCTTCGCGTTCTGGGCCGGGCGCCCTCCAGCCCGGGCCTGTCATCTCAACTCTCCGAGCTGCTGCTGGTGCTTCCCGCCTACCATCAGCTACTGGCAAAAGCCAGGAGCCACGTCCCAGGGGTAGCGCGCCCCTTTACCCCGGCCCGAGTGCTCCGCCTCCTGGCGGGGGAACGAGGTTGCCAGGTAGCAGGTCGGCTGGACGAGGCGCTCAGCGGATCAGGCTTGCGGGACCAGCTTCGCAGACAGTGCCAAGAGGAGCGGGAGCTGCTGCCAGGGCTGCTGGGGCTGGTGGAGGGCGTGGCGGGTTCATCCAGCAGTGGACTGGGGCTTGGAGGGGCTGGGGCCCTGTGGAGCCAGTATTGGACCCTGCTGTGGGCGGCCTGTGCTCAGAGTCTGGACCTGAAGCTGGGACCTTGGAAGGACCTTAGGGCAGCAGCACAACAGCTGAGTCAGGCACTGGGTCAGG CATCACTACCTCAGGAGTGTGAGAAGGAGCTGGCTTCTTTGTGCCACAACCTACTTCACCAGTCGCTTATCTGGAGCTGGGACCAAG GCTTCTGCCAGGCCTTGGGATCAGCTCATGGGGATCAGAACAGCCTTCCCCCTTCCTGGGATGGTAGCACGTGCTCTCGAACCACTGAACTTCTGCAACAGCTCTTCCCCCCTCTCTTGGATGCCCTTCAGGAACCCAGGTCAGGGCTGATCCTCTGTAAGCCTCCAG GCCCTGCACCCCTTGCCCTCGGGCTCTGTACCCTCCAGACCACCTTGCTCTGGCTCTTGGGAAGAGCTCAGCAGCACTTGGCAGCATGGACCCCAGGCTCTTTCCTGCTCCTGATCCAGAAGGACTTGCCT CCTCTATTGCATGAGGCACAAGCTCTGTCTAGCCTAGCCTCAGAGGAAAGCTTGGCCCTGGAGGTGGAGCAACAGCTAGGCCTGGAGATCCAGAAGCTGATTTCACAGATCCAG CTCCTGCCTGAAGAGTCACTAAGTCTCTTTTCTCAAGAATGTTATAAACAAGCCACACAGGGCTTTGAGCTCTACATGCCACGGGGTCGGTACTGGCGGCTTCGTCTCTGCTCTG AACTGCCTAGCGTTCCTACTGAGTATGCTGGGTTGGTGGTCCGCACCGTACTGGAGCCTGTGTTACAAGGATTGCAGGGATTGCCACCCAAAGCCCAGGCTCCTGCCCTCGGTCAGGCACTGACAGCCACCCTGGGTGCCTGGCTCGATCATATCCTCACCCACAGGATCCGGTTCAG CCTGCAGGGGGCGCTGCAGCTCAGACGGGACTTTGGCGTCGTCCGGGAATTGCTGGAAGAGGAGCAGTGGGGCCTGTCGCCCGACCTTCGCCAGACACTGCTTATGCTCAACATCTTCCAGCAGCTGGATGGGGCCCtgctatgtttattgcagcagccCTTACCCAAAACACGAGTCTACAAGAGACTTCCCTGTTGCTGTGAGTCACTCCCCCTTGCCAACCCCTGGCTCTTCGCCCTGAGGCACTACTTTATTTACCCCGCCCCCAACGCATCCTCACCACTGGTCTGGCTTCAGCATCTCCTCTCAAACCACCTGCTTTCCGCTCTGGCCTCACCAGGTGCTTGTCATGAGGTCCAGACCACGGAATTGCCCGGCAGCAGCCTCAACAGCCTGGAAAGCTTGGAGCCCCCTCTTCGGCCTGCAGCAGCCCCAGCCCAGACAGCTCAGTTGCTAAGCACACTGTGGGGAGGAGGACCTAACCCGGAGGCTTACCTCGTGGGAAATCAGCAGGCCTGGCTTGCCCTGAGGCAGCACCAGCGCCCCCGCTGGCACCTGCCTTTTCTTTCCTGCCTGGGCACTGGTCCTGAACAGTAA
- the CCDC142 gene encoding coiled-coil domain-containing protein 142 isoform X2: MAQASRSGGLLPPLSTVPPLWVQPGGAGEEPWEGRRAGALPGEVRGWRGLPVAESIPCLDPRPGAAPGGQPWWAGPAPAGAREDDAAGAADWRREPAAGGQIPPALQRLRAVLLRLHGEREQLLRARDCARHLQAAVRLLWTLSPGTPSLGPSPLLQLCRDVLPYASRGAVLRTRPLEALEPLLLTRLVGLATQRLDAAIEMQLRVLGRAPSSPGLSSQLSELLLVLPAYHQLLAKARSHVPGVARPFTPARVLRLLAGERGCQVAGRLDEALSGSGLRDQLRRQCQEERELLPGLLGLVEGVAGSSSSGLGLGGAGALWSQYWTLLWAACAQSLDLKLGPWKDLRAAAQQLSQALGQGFCQALGSAHGDQNSLPPSWDGSTCSRTTELLQQLFPPLLDALQEPRSGLILCKPPGPAPLALGLCTLQTTLLWLLGRAQQHLAAWTPGSFLLLIQKDLPPLLHEAQALSSLASEESLALEVEQQLGLEIQKLISQIQLLPEESLSLFSQECYKQATQGFELYMPRGRYWRLRLCSELPSVPTEYAGLVVRTVLEPVLQGLQGLPPKAQAPALGQALTATLGAWLDHILTHRIRFSLQGALQLRRDFGVVRELLEEEQWGLSPDLRQTLLMLNIFQQLDGALLCLLQQPLPKTRVYKRLPCCCESLPLANPWLFALRHYFIYPAPNASSPLVWLQHLLSNHLLSALASPGACHEVQTTELPGSSLNSLESLEPPLRPAAAPAQTAQLLSTLWGGGPNPEAYLVGNQQAWLALRQHQRPRWHLPFLSCLGTGPEQ; encoded by the exons ATGGCCCAGGCGTCTCGCTCGGGTGGCCTTCTGCCTCCGCTCTCTACCGTGCCGCCGCTGTGGGTGCAACCTGGGGGTGCTGGGGAGGAGCCGTGGGAGGGAAGGCGGGCGGGCGCCCTCCCGGGGGAGGTTCGCGGCTGGCGGGGGCTGCCGGTTGCCGAGAGCATCCCCTGCCTGGACCCGCGACCAGGCGCAGCGCCGGGAGGGCAGCCGTGGTGGGCTGGGCCGGCACCCGCGGGCGCGAGGGAGGACGACGCAGCTGGGGCTGCAGACTGGAGGCGGGAGCCGGCAGCGGGCGGCCAGATCCCTCCAGCCCTGCAGCGTCTTCGGGCCGTGTTACTGCGGCTGCACGGTGAGCGGGAGCAGCTCCTCCGGGCCCGCGACTGCGCCCGTCACCTGCAGGCGGCCGTGCGCCTCCTGTGGACCCTAAGTCCCGGCACACCATCGCTCGGCCCCAGCCCTTTGCTCCAGCTTTGTAGAGACGTGCTGCCTTACGCTTCCCGAGGGGCCGTCCTGCGGACCCGGCCTCTTGAGGCCCTCGAGCCGCTGCTCTTGACGCGTCTCGTAGGACTAGCCACCCAGCGCCTGGATGCTGCTATCGAAATGCAGCTTCGCGTTCTGGGCCGGGCGCCCTCCAGCCCGGGCCTGTCATCTCAACTCTCCGAGCTGCTGCTGGTGCTTCCCGCCTACCATCAGCTACTGGCAAAAGCCAGGAGCCACGTCCCAGGGGTAGCGCGCCCCTTTACCCCGGCCCGAGTGCTCCGCCTCCTGGCGGGGGAACGAGGTTGCCAGGTAGCAGGTCGGCTGGACGAGGCGCTCAGCGGATCAGGCTTGCGGGACCAGCTTCGCAGACAGTGCCAAGAGGAGCGGGAGCTGCTGCCAGGGCTGCTGGGGCTGGTGGAGGGCGTGGCGGGTTCATCCAGCAGTGGACTGGGGCTTGGAGGGGCTGGGGCCCTGTGGAGCCAGTATTGGACCCTGCTGTGGGCGGCCTGTGCTCAGAGTCTGGACCTGAAGCTGGGACCTTGGAAGGACCTTAGGGCAGCAGCACAACAGCTGAGTCAGGCACTGGGTCAGG GCTTCTGCCAGGCCTTGGGATCAGCTCATGGGGATCAGAACAGCCTTCCCCCTTCCTGGGATGGTAGCACGTGCTCTCGAACCACTGAACTTCTGCAACAGCTCTTCCCCCCTCTCTTGGATGCCCTTCAGGAACCCAGGTCAGGGCTGATCCTCTGTAAGCCTCCAG GCCCTGCACCCCTTGCCCTCGGGCTCTGTACCCTCCAGACCACCTTGCTCTGGCTCTTGGGAAGAGCTCAGCAGCACTTGGCAGCATGGACCCCAGGCTCTTTCCTGCTCCTGATCCAGAAGGACTTGCCT CCTCTATTGCATGAGGCACAAGCTCTGTCTAGCCTAGCCTCAGAGGAAAGCTTGGCCCTGGAGGTGGAGCAACAGCTAGGCCTGGAGATCCAGAAGCTGATTTCACAGATCCAG CTCCTGCCTGAAGAGTCACTAAGTCTCTTTTCTCAAGAATGTTATAAACAAGCCACACAGGGCTTTGAGCTCTACATGCCACGGGGTCGGTACTGGCGGCTTCGTCTCTGCTCTG AACTGCCTAGCGTTCCTACTGAGTATGCTGGGTTGGTGGTCCGCACCGTACTGGAGCCTGTGTTACAAGGATTGCAGGGATTGCCACCCAAAGCCCAGGCTCCTGCCCTCGGTCAGGCACTGACAGCCACCCTGGGTGCCTGGCTCGATCATATCCTCACCCACAGGATCCGGTTCAG CCTGCAGGGGGCGCTGCAGCTCAGACGGGACTTTGGCGTCGTCCGGGAATTGCTGGAAGAGGAGCAGTGGGGCCTGTCGCCCGACCTTCGCCAGACACTGCTTATGCTCAACATCTTCCAGCAGCTGGATGGGGCCCtgctatgtttattgcagcagccCTTACCCAAAACACGAGTCTACAAGAGACTTCCCTGTTGCTGTGAGTCACTCCCCCTTGCCAACCCCTGGCTCTTCGCCCTGAGGCACTACTTTATTTACCCCGCCCCCAACGCATCCTCACCACTGGTCTGGCTTCAGCATCTCCTCTCAAACCACCTGCTTTCCGCTCTGGCCTCACCAGGTGCTTGTCATGAGGTCCAGACCACGGAATTGCCCGGCAGCAGCCTCAACAGCCTGGAAAGCTTGGAGCCCCCTCTTCGGCCTGCAGCAGCCCCAGCCCAGACAGCTCAGTTGCTAAGCACACTGTGGGGAGGAGGACCTAACCCGGAGGCTTACCTCGTGGGAAATCAGCAGGCCTGGCTTGCCCTGAGGCAGCACCAGCGCCCCCGCTGGCACCTGCCTTTTCTTTCCTGCCTGGGCACTGGTCCTGAACAGTAA
- the CCDC142 gene encoding coiled-coil domain-containing protein 142 isoform X4, producing MAQASRSGGLLPPLSTVPPLWVQPGGAGEEPWEGRRAGALPGEVRGWRGLPVAESIPCLDPRPGAAPGGQPWWAGPAPAGAREDDAAGAADWRREPAAGGQIPPALQRLRAVLLRLHGEREQLLRARDCARHLQAAVRLLWTLSPGTPSLGPSPLLQLCRDVLPYASRGAVLRTRPLEALEPLLLTRLVGLATQRLDAAIEMQLRVLGRAPSSPGLSSQLSELLLVLPAYHQLLAKARSHVPGVARPFTPARVLRLLAGERGCQVAGRLDEALSGSGLRDQLRRQCQEERELLPGLLGLVEGVAGSSSSGLGLGGAGALWSQYWTLLWAACAQSLDLKLGPWKDLRAAAQQLSQALGQASLPQECEKELASLCHNLLHQSLIWSWDQGFCQALGSAHGDQNSLPPSWDGSTCSRTTELLQQLFPPLLDALQEPRSGLILCKPPGPAPLALGLCTLQTTLLWLLGRAQQHLAAWTPGSFLLLIQKDLPPLLHEAQALSSLASEESLALEVEQQLGLEIQKLISQIQLLPEESLSLFSQECYKQATQGFELYMPRGRYWRLRLCSACRGRCSSDGTLASSGNCWKRSSGACRPTFARHCLCSTSSSSWMGPCYVYCSSPYPKHESTRDFPVAVLVMRSRPRNCPAAASTAWKAWSPLFGLQQPQPRQLSC from the exons ATGGCCCAGGCGTCTCGCTCGGGTGGCCTTCTGCCTCCGCTCTCTACCGTGCCGCCGCTGTGGGTGCAACCTGGGGGTGCTGGGGAGGAGCCGTGGGAGGGAAGGCGGGCGGGCGCCCTCCCGGGGGAGGTTCGCGGCTGGCGGGGGCTGCCGGTTGCCGAGAGCATCCCCTGCCTGGACCCGCGACCAGGCGCAGCGCCGGGAGGGCAGCCGTGGTGGGCTGGGCCGGCACCCGCGGGCGCGAGGGAGGACGACGCAGCTGGGGCTGCAGACTGGAGGCGGGAGCCGGCAGCGGGCGGCCAGATCCCTCCAGCCCTGCAGCGTCTTCGGGCCGTGTTACTGCGGCTGCACGGTGAGCGGGAGCAGCTCCTCCGGGCCCGCGACTGCGCCCGTCACCTGCAGGCGGCCGTGCGCCTCCTGTGGACCCTAAGTCCCGGCACACCATCGCTCGGCCCCAGCCCTTTGCTCCAGCTTTGTAGAGACGTGCTGCCTTACGCTTCCCGAGGGGCCGTCCTGCGGACCCGGCCTCTTGAGGCCCTCGAGCCGCTGCTCTTGACGCGTCTCGTAGGACTAGCCACCCAGCGCCTGGATGCTGCTATCGAAATGCAGCTTCGCGTTCTGGGCCGGGCGCCCTCCAGCCCGGGCCTGTCATCTCAACTCTCCGAGCTGCTGCTGGTGCTTCCCGCCTACCATCAGCTACTGGCAAAAGCCAGGAGCCACGTCCCAGGGGTAGCGCGCCCCTTTACCCCGGCCCGAGTGCTCCGCCTCCTGGCGGGGGAACGAGGTTGCCAGGTAGCAGGTCGGCTGGACGAGGCGCTCAGCGGATCAGGCTTGCGGGACCAGCTTCGCAGACAGTGCCAAGAGGAGCGGGAGCTGCTGCCAGGGCTGCTGGGGCTGGTGGAGGGCGTGGCGGGTTCATCCAGCAGTGGACTGGGGCTTGGAGGGGCTGGGGCCCTGTGGAGCCAGTATTGGACCCTGCTGTGGGCGGCCTGTGCTCAGAGTCTGGACCTGAAGCTGGGACCTTGGAAGGACCTTAGGGCAGCAGCACAACAGCTGAGTCAGGCACTGGGTCAGG CATCACTACCTCAGGAGTGTGAGAAGGAGCTGGCTTCTTTGTGCCACAACCTACTTCACCAGTCGCTTATCTGGAGCTGGGACCAAG GCTTCTGCCAGGCCTTGGGATCAGCTCATGGGGATCAGAACAGCCTTCCCCCTTCCTGGGATGGTAGCACGTGCTCTCGAACCACTGAACTTCTGCAACAGCTCTTCCCCCCTCTCTTGGATGCCCTTCAGGAACCCAGGTCAGGGCTGATCCTCTGTAAGCCTCCAG GCCCTGCACCCCTTGCCCTCGGGCTCTGTACCCTCCAGACCACCTTGCTCTGGCTCTTGGGAAGAGCTCAGCAGCACTTGGCAGCATGGACCCCAGGCTCTTTCCTGCTCCTGATCCAGAAGGACTTGCCT CCTCTATTGCATGAGGCACAAGCTCTGTCTAGCCTAGCCTCAGAGGAAAGCTTGGCCCTGGAGGTGGAGCAACAGCTAGGCCTGGAGATCCAGAAGCTGATTTCACAGATCCAG CTCCTGCCTGAAGAGTCACTAAGTCTCTTTTCTCAAGAATGTTATAAACAAGCCACACAGGGCTTTGAGCTCTACATGCCACGGGGTCGGTACTGGCGGCTTCGTCTCTGCTCTG CCTGCAGGGGGCGCTGCAGCTCAGACGGGACTTTGGCGTCGTCCGGGAATTGCTGGAAGAGGAGCAGTGGGGCCTGTCGCCCGACCTTCGCCAGACACTGCTTATGCTCAACATCTTCCAGCAGCTGGATGGGGCCCtgctatgtttattgcagcagccCTTACCCAAAACACGAGTCTACAAGAGACTTCCCTGTTGCT GTGCTTGTCATGAGGTCCAGACCACGGAATTGCCCGGCAGCAGCCTCAACAGCCTGGAAAGCTTGGAGCCCCCTCTTCGGCCTGCAGCAGCCCCAGCCCAGACAGCTCAGTTGCTAA